Proteins found in one Drosophila busckii strain San Diego stock center, stock number 13000-0081.31 chromosome 2R, ASM1175060v1, whole genome shotgun sequence genomic segment:
- the LOC108594733 gene encoding putative inorganic phosphate cotransporter, whose protein sequence is MTAAAESKGPLIGIRHLQAMLLFLVICVNYMGRLNVSVALVAITDAATSNPDFPQHDWTGPEKSYILSSFYWGYTITQFPAGFLVRRFGAKAILFIPTIATAILSALTPYCISWGGWVAFCVLRLVMGLFQGLIFPCIHEHLAKWSPPMERNRLGVFAYSGSDCGVVMAMGISGGIAYSAIGWPGLFYVTAGMCLAWCVIWVLLGANNAPSSRLVGPDERDYIERSMARPDGFHDQKIPVPWRALWTSVPFYALLIVTCAQGWSFSIMQLQTPAYMHGVLEMEIMKNALYSALPFVAMWCMSYMYLIFADIAMSRQWMSLNVLRKSISTVALWGPAAALIGIGFLDKEQTALAIALMTINAGLNAGFGIGCNLTIIDMSPNHSGMIMAIINGISNLLSLGAPLLVGVIVTDESSRGQWQIVFAMTAILFFLGNLVYIIWGSTNQQPWDAADFLKPRDLEQRPHLPPLKMDPAASKTNIVISDESTANKFAIMGPQVESSSSMA, encoded by the exons atgactgctgctgcggaAAGCAAAG GACCCCTTATCGGCATACGACATCTGCAGGCAATGCTGCTCTTCTTAGTCATATGTGTAAACTATATGGGGCGACTAAATGTGAGCGTGGCCCTGGTAGCCATAACAGATGCAGCTACATCCAATCCAGACTTTCCg CAACATGATTGGACGGGCCCGGAGAAGTCCTATATACTCTCCAGCTTTTATTGGGGCTACACTATTACACAATTTCCGGCGGGCTTTCTGGTACGTCGCTTTGGCGCCAAGGCTATTCTCTTTATACCAACAATTGCCACTGCCATTTTGAGTGCATTGACCCCATACTGCATTAGCTGGGGCGGCTGGGTGGCCTTCTGTGTGCTGCGATTGGTAATGGGACTTTTCCAAGGACTCATCTTTCCCTGCATACACGAGCACTTGGCCAAATGGTCACCACCCATGGAACGCAATCGTCTGGGAGTGTTTGCTTACTCAGGCTCTGATTGCGGCGTTGTTATGGCCATGGGCATATCTGGAGGGATAGCCTATAGTGCAATTGGCTGGCCAGGACTATTCTATGTAACGGCAGGCATGTGCTTAGCCTGGTGTGTAATTTGGGTGCTGCTGGGTGCCAACAATGCGCCCAGCTCCCGCTTGGTGGGGCCAGACGAGCGCGATTATATCGAACGCTCAATGGCACGCCCTGATGGCTTCCATGATCAGAAGATTCCCGTACCCTGGCGTGCTCTCTGGACTTCGGTGCCCTTCTATGCCTTGCTGATTGTGACTTGTGCTCAGGGCTGGTCCTTCTCCATAATGCAGCTACAAACGCCTGCTTATATGCACGGCGTGCTTGAAATGGAGATCATGAAGAATGCTCTGTACTCTGCGCTGCCTTTCGTGGCCATGTGGTGCATGTCTTACATGTACTTGATATTCGCCGACATAGCCATGTCGCGCCAATGGATGTCGCTGAATGTGCTGAGGAAATCTATTAGCACCGTCGCGCTTTGGGGACCCGCGGCAGCACTCATCGGTATTGGTTTCCTGGACAAGGAGCAGACGGCACTGGCCATTGCTCTGATGACCATCAATGCGGGCTTGAATGCAGGCTTTGGCATTGGCTGCAACCTCACTATCATAGACATGTCTCCCAACCATTCGGGCATGATTATGGCCATTATCAATGGCATTAGCAATCTCCTTTCTCTGGGCGCGCCGCTGCTTGTGGGCGTTATAGTTACCGATGAA AGCTCTCGTGGACAATGGCAAATAGTTTTCGCTATGACAGCCATTCTGTTCTTCCTTGGAAATCTGGTTTATATCATCTGGGGCAGCACCAACCAGCAGCCTTGGGATGCCGCCGATTTTCTCAAGCCACGCGATCTGGAACAACGTCCCCACTTGCCACCGCTCAAAATGGATCCTGCAGCTAGCAAAACT AACATTGTGATCAGTGATGAATCTACAGCCAACAAATTTGCCATTATGGGTCCACAAGTGGAGAGTTCAAGCTCTATGGcctaa
- the LOC108595115 gene encoding putative inorganic phosphate cotransporter: MSAAAESKGPAIGIRHLQAALLFLAICVNYVARLNVSVALVAMTDAATSNPDFPQYDWTGSEKSYILSSFYWGYILTQFPAGILEHLRRFGHHPRNAIRLYTNNLLTGCAECIDALLSSGHGAAKGISYVSAGMCFVWCLLWLLFSANNAPSSRLVGLAEREYIERSMARKDGFHEQKIPVPWRALWTSVPFFALLIVRCAQGWANSTMQLQTPAYMHGVLGMDIKSNALFSALPFLAMWCMSYVYLIFADVAMSREWMSLNMLRKSVNTVAFWGPAAALIGIGFLDKEQTALAIALMTINAGLNAGSGIGSILTIIDMSPNHSGMVMAITNGIGNIFPLVTPLLVGVIVTDETSRGQWQIVFAMTAIVFFFGNLVYIIWGSTNLQPWDAADFLKPRDLEHRPDLPKLKVDQAAIKSVEKTQ; this comes from the exons ATGAGTGCTGCCGCTGAAAGCAAAG GACCCGCTATCGGCATACGACAtctgcaggcagcgctgctcttcCTCGCCATCTGTGTTAACTATGTGGCTCGTCTTAACGTGAGCGTGGCCCTGGTGGCCATGACAGACGCAGCTACATCCAATCCAGACTTTCCG CAATATGATTGGACGGGCTCGGAGAAGTCCTATATACTCTCCAGCTTTTATTGGGGCTATATACTCACACAATTTCCGGCGGGCATTCTTGAGCACTTGCGCCGTTTTGGTCACCACCCAAGGAACGCAATTCGTCTTTATACCAACAATTTGCTCACAGGCTGTGCTGAGTGCATTGACGCCCTACTGTCATCAGGCCATGGGGCGGCTAAG GGCATCTCTTATGTCTCTGCGGGCATGTGCTTCGTCTggtgtttgctttggctgctgtttagTGCCAACAATGCACCCAGCTCGAGATTAGTGGGGCTGGCAGAACGCGAATATATCGAACGCTCAATGGCACGCAAGGATGGTTTCCATGAACAAAAGATTCCCGTACCCTGGCGTGCTCTCTGGACTTCGGTGCCTTTCTTCGCCTTGCTGATTGTGCGTTGTGCTCAGGGCTGGGCCAACTCGACAATGCAGCTGCAGACGCCTGCTTATATGCACGGTGTGCTGGGCATGGACATTAAGAGCAATGCATTGTTCTCAGCGCTGCCCTTCCTTGCCATGTGGTGCATGTcctacgtatacttaatatttgcCGACGTTGCCATGTCGCGCGAATGGATGTCCCTGAATATGTTGCGCAAATCTGTCAACACAGTGGCCTTTTGGGGTCCCGCGGCAGCACTCATTGGCATTGGTTTCCTGGACAAGGAGCAGACGGCACTGGCCATTGCTCTGATGACCATCAATGCGGGCTTGAATGCTGGCTCCGGCATTGGCAGCATTCTCACAATCATCGACATGTCGCCGAATCATTCTGGCATGGTTATGGCTATAACGAATGGTATTGGCAACATCTTTCCGCTCGTCACGCCGCTGCTTGTGGGCGTTATAGTTACCGATGAG ACATCTCGTGGGCAATGGCAAATAGTTTTCGCCATGACTGCCATTGTATTCTTCTTTGGCAATCTGGTTTACATTATCTGGGGCAGCACCAACTTACAGCCTTGGGATGCTGCGGATTTCCTCAAGCCACGCGATCTGGAGCATCGCCCCGACTTGCCAAAACTCAAAGTGGATCAAGCAGCCATCAAAAGTGTGGAAAAGACACAATAA
- the LOC108595034 gene encoding 23 kDa integral membrane protein, with amino-acid sequence MDCGTSMVKYILFIFNTIVSIIGILGIVYGVLILQSIGTIEVNGQVGFPPQAALPIIMITLGSIVVFISFLGCCGAIRESVCMTMSYAVCLLVLLILQLTIVVLLFTNKEKFDNAMGEVIDQAWTSSQSGQSGVFDAIQKSLHCCGRENFSDYGTSILTGLPPSCCDGSCLIPTNIYGGCRTKFVNFMSGNTENVKFFGLGLIVVELVGFIFACCLANNVRNYKRRNGY; translated from the exons ATGGATTGTGGCACATCTATggtcaaatatattttgttcataTTCAATACCATTGTGTCG ATTATCGGCATTTTGGGCATTGTCTATGGCGTGCTCATACTACAAAGCATCGGCACCATTGAGGTAAATGGCCAGGTTGGCTTCCCACCACAGGCAGCATTGCCTATCATCATGATCACGCTCGGCTCCATAGTGGTATTCATCTCGTTCCTGGGCTGCTGTGGCGCCATTCGCGAATCCGTCTGCATGACCATGAGCTATGCCGTCTGCCTGCTGGTGCTGCTCATCCTGCAGCTGACAATTGTGGTGCTGCTGTTCACCAACAAGGAGAAGTTCGACAATGCCATGGGCGAGGTCATTGATCAGGCCTGGACATCGAGTCAGTCGGGTCAGAGTGGTGTCTTTGATGCCATCCAGAAATCG CTGCACTGCTGCGGTCGCGAGAATTTTTCGGATTATGGCACAAGCATCTTGACTGGACTGCCTCCTAGCTGCTGCGACGGCAGCTGCCTGATTCCCACGAACATTTATGGTGGCTGCCGCACCAAATTTGTCAACTTCATGTCCGGCAACACCGAGAACGTCAAGTTCTTTGGACTGGGCTTGATTGTTGTTGAG ctggtTGGCTTCATTTTCGCCTGCTGTTTGGCTAACAACGTGCGCAACTATAAGCGTCGCAACGgctattaa
- the LOC108595033 gene encoding atrial natriuretic peptide receptor 1 yields the protein MWLILMCLLPIAGFSVHQSHRRNDVGFWPGRDFSVESISQQARSSNGHTNGNLNASIDINVFERLRDTKTQSGGDISKMRVYNVGVLMASHLDSPFDLERCGPAVDLALDQINKRFLSPHNIRLVKKKASYPSCSGARAPGLAADMHFKDDVIAFIGPACAFALEPVARLAAYWNTPIITGMGDQPPSSEGELTVTSGILGRIHKWKNESTGMFKDKSKYPTLTRMSYCQCRLKLVFASVFRQFNWKHVALLVDRSELFSLTVGKNLEYGLRQEGLLSFVRELNGNEEEKYENYLKDASMYARVVILSVRGVLVRKFMLAAHNLGMTNGEWVFLDVEIFQSAYWGDKDWEMGDENDQRARKAYEALLRVSLLQPTSPTFQDFADNVRDNALSEYNYTFGEGEEVNFFIGAFYDGVYLLGMALNETLTEGGDIRDGVNITRRMWNRTFRGITGHVRIDDNGDRDADYSILDLDPINGKFSVVAHYYGLHRKYAAAPGKKIHWPGGREEPPPDIPPCGFLGNSPDCHGNETTIMYSIFGLALFLALVFLVICLLQKQMKLSKELHNMSWRVRPDDVLIEMGGMFGSKGGLQRLDVENISLQQFGIHSGRASIASFASLPPQVYTTIGQFKGERVAIKKVNVKKVEVTSTLLWEIKQARDVSHENTVRFVGACIDLPRPTVLILTEYCSRGSLRDVLENEAIELDWNFRMSLIHDIVKGMSYLHNSDVVAHGKLRSCNCLIDGRFVLKISDFGLNTLTTPSDFVRDQNYYTKLLWIAPELLPMTSIPGCPATQRGDVYSFAIILEEIVNRGGPYQEARQQGMDVHTILHKVRQCEYPPFRPLIRERECPPDLLVLMEKCWADNQEERPAFSTIRSNIRTIMKGFCENLMDDLLNRMEHYANNLESLVEEKTRQLSLEKQRTEELLYQILPRPVAQQLMAGDIVEPEEFSSVTIYFSDIVGFTELCARSTPMDVVNFLNDLYSTFDRIIGFYDVYKVETIGDAYLVVSGLPEPNGDKHAREIALMALDILKAVCSFNLRHQPDYKIQIRIGMHSGSVCAGVVGKKMPHYCLFGDTVNTASRLETTGQPGKIHVSSATKLILDKFGTFQLEQRGDVELKGKGTVTTFWLNSTTEAEARPSTPPLLSNDEVPFPLLFAGMGK from the exons ATGTGGTTGATCCTTATGTGCCTGTTGCCCATTGCCGGCTTTAGTGTGCATCAAAGCCATCGCCGCAACGATGTGGGCTTTTGGCCAGGCCGAGACTTTAGTGTGGAAAGCATAAGCCAACAGGCCAGGTCAAGCAATGGTCATACCAATGGAAATCTTAATGCCAGCATCGATATTAATGTCTTTGAGCGTTTGAGAGATACAAAAACGCAATCTGGAGGCGACATTAGTAAAATGCGTGTCTATAATGTGGGCGTACTAATGGCCTCCCATTTGG ATTCACCTTTTGATCTGGAGCGCTGTGGGCCAGCTGTTGATTTGGCCTTGGATCAGATTAACAAGCGTTTTCTCAGTCCGCACAACATAAGGCTGGTGAAAAAGAAGGCAAG CTACCCCTCCTGCTCGGGTGCCAGAGCACCAGGACTTGCTGCGGATATGCATTTCAAGGACGATGTCATTGCGTTTATAGGACCTGCCTGCGCTTTTGCGCTCGAGCCCGTTGCTCGCCTGGCCGCCTACTGGAATACGCCCATCATCACGGGCATGGGCGATCAG ccaCCTTCCTCTGAGGGCGAACTAACTGTCACCTCTGGCATCTTGGGTCGCATACACAAGTGGAAAAATGAGAGCACG GGCATGTTCAAAGATAAATCCAAGTATCCCACACTGACTCGCATGTCCTATTGTCAGTGTCGTTTGAAATTGGTCTTTGCCAGCGTATTTCGTCAGTTCAACTGGAAGCATGTGGCTTTGTTGGTAGATCGCTCCGAGCTCTTTAGCTTAACCGTTGGCAAGAATCTGGAGTATGGACTGCGACAAGAGGGCTTGCTAAGCTTTGTGCGTGAGCTCAATGGCAATGAGGAGGAGAAATATGAAAACTATCTTAAGGATGCCAGCATGTATGCGCGTG TGGTAATCCTATCGGTGCGTGGTGTGCTGGTGCGTAAATTTATGCTAGCTGCGCATAATCTGGGCATGACTAATGGTGAGTGGGTTTTTCTGGATGTGGAGATCTTTCAAAGCGCCTACTGGGGCGACAAGGACTGGGAAATGGGCGATGAGAACGATCAGCGCGCACGCAAGGCTTATGAGGCTTTGCTGCGCGTCTCGCTGCTGCAACCTACGAGTCCCACCTTTCAGGACTTTGCGGACAATGTGCGCGATAATGCGCTCTCCGAGTACAATTACACTTTTGGCGAGGGCGAGGAGGTAAACTTTTTCATCGGCGCCTTCTATGATGGCGTCTATCTGCTGGGCATGGCGCTAAACGAAACGTTGACCGAGGGTGGCGATATCAGGGATGGTGTCAACATAACGCGGCGCATGTGGAATCGCACTTTTCGTGGCATTACGGGACATGTGCGCATCGATGATAATGGCGATCGAGATGCGGACTACTCTATACTGGATTTGGATCCCATAAATGGAAAGTTTTCGGTGGTAGCGCATTACTATGGCTTACATAG AAAATATGCTGCTGCACCGGGAAAGAAAATACATTGGCCTGGAGGTCGGGAGGAACCTCCACCAGATATACCACCCTGTGGATTTTTAGGCAATTCGCCAGACTGTCATGGCAATG aaactACCATTATGTATTCCATTTTTGGTCTTGCATTGTTCTTGGCTTTGGTCTTTTTGgtcatttgtttgctgcaaaa gcAAATGAAGCTTAGCAAGGAGCTGCACAACATGTCCTGGCGCGTGCGTCCTGACGATGTGCTCATCGAAATGGGTGGCATGTTTGGCTCCAAGGGCGGCCTACAGCGCCTGGATGTGGAAAATATATCACTGCAACAGTTTGGCATACACTCGGGACGCGCTTCCATTGCCAGCTTTGCCTCGCTGCCGCCACAGGTCTACACCACGATAGGACAATTTAAAGGCGAGCGTGTGGCTATCAAAAAAGTGAATGTAAAGAAGGTGGAGGTTACTTCGACGCTGCTTTGGGAGATTAAGCAGGCGCGCGATGTTAGTCATGAGAACACAGTGCGCTTTGTTGGCGCCTGCATTGATCTGCCACGCCCCACGGTGCTTATACTAACGGAATATTGCTCGCGCGGCAGCTTGAGAGACGTGTTGGAGAACGAGGCCATTGAGCTGGACTGGAATTTTCGCATGTCGCTTATACATGACATTGTCAAAGGCATGAGCTATCTGCATAATAGCGATGTCGTCGCTCACGGCAAATTGAGATCTTGCAACTGTCTCATCGATGGACGCTTTGTGCTGAAAATCTCGGACTTTGGACTGAATACGCTGACCACGCCTTCGGACTTTGTGCGCGACCAAAACTATTACACTA AGCTGCTTTGGATAGCGCCTGAGCTATTGCCCATGACTTCCATACCCGGCTGCCCGGCTACGCAGCGTGGTGATGTCTACTCCTTTGCCATTATACTGGAGGAAATTGTTAATCGCGGTGGTCCCTATCAGGAAGCTCGTCAACAAGGCATGGATGTGCATACCATACTGCATAAAGTGCGTCAATGTGAATATCCGCCGTTTCGTCCGCTTATACGGGAACGTGAATGTCCGCCGGACTTGCTGGTGCTAATGGAGAAATGCTGGGCAGATAATCAGGAAGAGCGTCCTGCATTTTCAACCATACGCAGCAACATACGCACTATTATGAA AGGTTTCTGTGAGAATCTGATGGACGACTTGCTCAATCGCATGGAGCATTATGCCAACAATTTGGAAAGCCTGGTGGAGGAGAAAACGCGTCAACTTAGCTTGGAAAAGCAACGCACCGAGGAGCTACTGTATCAGATACTGCCACGCCCTGTGGCGCAACAACTAATGGCAGGCGATATTGTAGAACCCGAGGAGTTCAGCAGTGTCACCATTTATTTCAGTGATATTGTAGGCTTTACCGAACTCTGTGCACGCAGCACACCCATGGATGTGGTCAACTTTCTTAACGATCTCTACAGCACTTTCGATCGCATTATTGGCTTCTATGATGTCTACAAG GTGGAGACTATTGGCGATGCCTATTTGGTGGTCTCTGGCCTACCTGAACCCAATGGCGACAAGCACGCACGTGAAATCGCTTTAATGGCCTTGGACATACTCAAAGCTGTCTGCTCTTTCAATCTGCGCCATCAACCCGACTACAAGATACAGATACGCATAGGCATGCACTCGGGCTCGGTGTGTGCTGGTGTCGTTGGCAAAAAGATGCCACACTACTGCCTCTTTGGCGATACAGTTAATACAGCTTCACGTCTGGAAACTACAGGACAGC cggGCAAAATTCATGTCTCCTCTGCCACCAAGCTTATACTCGATAAATTCGGCACCTTTCAATTGGAGCAGCGTGGCGATGTGGAGCTCAAAGGCAAAGGTACTGTAACCACATTCTGGCTGAACAGCACCACCGAGGCTGAGGCACGACCCAGTACTCCACCACTTTTAAGCAACGATGAGGTGCCGTTTCCTTTGCTCTTTGCCGGCATGGGCAAGTAA
- the LOC108597432 gene encoding fukutin-related protein yields MKVYRLRLVKLLLLGFILANMLFFYYTWNSLFWRRISNALTGGAAEAKAKSVSAKLTPKDKTRNANKHIRKSITIVFYGHYNFEQDLRASIDSILNIVPNMPILVLQEAGADYAYPPISLERNLTNGEENTVRFMPLGFDVRSTHEQLNPLAAIRTRYALLMPDSVRLNGKNLLQKILREMNTKLKLKTKDAPQPQRVTVAPDEIVRQLLLVPFAGNLKSFSSCAQLHLDLPNWTLELDARNDSLHCDMFLQKHAILIDVAVLGSMPEPFSLPFPEMLYMQAKIANLTTSVFAQSFMEGRRLFASFHTKQRRLELRRRQFRELYKKLQIKRLVRRTHRITGKSSAREGNWQPHSLVLDAQFSSSNFSLPLVTDIDLFGCERTTKSCIGSVYNKRPFYYYLGKHTPPCCLDKLKTTFNHVLEEFENVGIRYWLDNYALKSAVETNQLSPDAYDIDISFNVHDLERSNAMKKSQSKPHVDNEGFYWLKATDGHYFRVQFSKVNQVGVNLLPYEISGNEVRASGFFGWKASTFSADYLHPMSTVLFLGKSIMCPNNVLEYLEAKHIKVKSEDIAIEDE; encoded by the exons ATGAAGGTTTACAGGCTGCGTTTGgtgaagctgttgctgctgggcttCATACTGGCCAATATGCTGTTCTTCTATTACACCTGGAATTCCTTGTTCTGGCGACGCATCAGCAATGCTCTGACCGGAGGTGCTGCTGAGGCCAAGGCAAAGAGCGTGAGCGCCAAGCTGACGCCAAAGGATAAGACGCGCAATGCCAACAAGCATATACGCAAGTCGATTACCATTGTCTTCTATGGACACTATAACTTTGAGCAGGATCTGCGCGCCAGCATTGACAG CATCTTGAACATCGTACCCAACATGCCCATCCTGGTGCTGCAGGAAGCTGGCGCCGACTATGCGTATCCGCCCATTAGCCTGGAGCGTAATCTCACCAACGGCGAGGAGAACACTGTGCGCTTCATGCCGCTGGGCTTCGATGTGCGCAGCACACATGAGCAACTGAATCCCTTAGCGGCCATACGCACCAGATATGCACTCCTAATGCCAGATAGTGTGCGTCTAAATGGCAAGAACTTGCTGCAAAAGATATTGCGTGAAATGAACACCAAGCTTAAACTCAAGACAAAGGATGCGCCACAGCCACAAAGAGTAACTGTGGCGCCCGATGAAATAGtgcgtcagctgctgcttgtgcccTTTGCTGGCAATTTGAAATCCTTTAGCAGCTGTGCGCAATTGCACTTGGATCTGCCGAACTGGACTTTGGAGCTGGATGCACGTAATGATAGTTTGCATTGCGATATG TTTCTGCAGAAACATGCAATTTTGATTGATGTGGCAGTGCTAGGATCCATGCCAGAGCCCTTCAGCTTACCCTTTCCGGAGATGCTTTATATGCAAGCCAAGATTGCCAATTTAACG ACCAGCGTATTTGCCCAATCCTTTATGGAAGGACGTCGTCTGTTTGCCTCCTTTCATACCAAACAACGTCGCTTGGAGCTGCGTCGTCGTCAGTTTCGAGAGTTGTACAAAAAGCTGCAGATCAAGCGCTTGGTCAGGCGCACTCATCGCATAACTGGCAAATCCTCAGCGCGTGAAGGCAATTGGCAGCCACATAGTCTAGTGCTAGATGCACAGTTTAGTTCGTCAAACTTTTCACTGCCACTGGTCACGGACATTGATCTGTTTGGCTGCGAGCGCACCACCAAATCCTGCATAGGCAGTGTCTACAACAAACGTCCTTTTTACTATTATCTGGGCAAGCATACGCCGCCCTGTTGCTTGGACAAACTGAAAACCACCTTTAACCATGTGCTGGAGGAATTCGAGAACGTTGGCATACGCTATTGGCTGGACAACTATGCGCTGAAGAGCGCAGTGGAAACGAATCAATTATCTCCCGATGCCTACGATATTGACATAAGTTTTAATGTGCACGATTTGGAGCGCTCGAATGCTATGAAGAAATCGCAAAGCAAACCGCATGTGGACAATGAGGGCTTCTACTGGCTCAAAGCCACCGATGGACACTACTTTCGTGTGCAATTCTCTAAGGTGAATCAGGTGGGCGTTAATCTATTGCCCTATGAAATCAGCGGCAACGAAGTACGCGCCAGTGGCTTCTTTGGCTGGAAGGCGTCCACTTTCTCCGCTGATTATCTGCATCCCATGTCGACGGTGCTGTTTCTGGGCAAGAGCATTATGTGTCCCAACAATGTGCTCGAGTATCTGGAGGCCAAGCACATAAAGGTCAAGTCGGAAGATATAGCCATAGAAGATGAGTAG
- the LOC108597431 gene encoding dynein intermediate chain 2, ciliary — MPDPPKKEKKKNRTSKTKLGEGGGGGDADDFDAWMKSRQLVKPDDQLDLTEAELGEEVIKVLTPTNTNVVRNLVVYSFKEGEYVSAPLPGNTVTLISFPGNSLHVDSEDARRQIEESDEIGYPLPMPNYSVVEQRETIIDGEEEGEGETDEDKPDADGKQSPGPGGGGGGGDEEEVEEEEEDEGKGTEGGAEQETRDDEDGGGAIAIPGGGSKKRKLINQFNYCERATLTYVNPKRSVDTQTIPPSRSQFGANVLQWVIYDTYQQDFDQQQKQLAGSGSKKDERNRTSRQKKFKDKTALAKQLNAKYLRCWQILERMINQNIFDDIGMDYRYWEDPADEYREGEGNLLPLWKFQYEKTKKMNVTDIVFNPSYYDLFAVCFGSHDFLKQPNEGYLCFFTVKNPSFPDYIIQTDCGVMCCDIHPNYPFLTVIGLYDGNVAVYNIRENCKTPLYVSRGNKCKHGECVWQLKWGPDMTDGEINFYSVSSDGTVFNWILMQNKLWVTTIIRLYLEENGTADGPDGTKVTLRDGGSCLQFHPTNPGVYLVGTECGFIYKCSTAFSSKYLMTYHAHNMSVYRIDFNRFNVNIFVSCSGDWRVKVWEDMRADPLFIFDLGSAVGDVKWAPYSSTVFAAVTTEGKVHVFDLNVNKYKAICVQAVVPKRKNKLTRLAFNEKLHFIVVGDEKGVTHSLKLSPNLRVMVKPPKKQLYLDQTTLQIAKLEKLLSLVRELPEGEVVADAATTVRS, encoded by the exons atgcCGGATCCACCGaagaaagagaagaaaaaG AACCGGACATCCAAGACCAAGTTGGGTGAGGGAGGCGGGGGTGGCGATGCCGATGATTTTGATGCATGGATGAAATCACGTCAGTTAGTTAAGCCAGATGATCAATTGGACTTGACGGAGGCCGAGCTGGGCGAAGAGGTCATCAAGGTGCTGACGCCAACCAACACAAATGTGGTGCGCAATTTGGTAGTTTACAGTTTCAAGGAGGGCGAATATGTGTCTGCGCCTCTGCCAGGCAACACTGTGACGTTGATAAGCTTTCCGGGTAACTCGTTGCACGTGGACTCCGAGGATGCGCGCCGTCAAATCGAGGAGTCCGACGAGATTGGCTATCCACTGCCCATGCCCAATTATTCGGTGGTGGAGCAGCGCGAGACCATAATCGATGGCGAGGAGGAAGGCGAGGGCGAAACCGATGAGGACAAACCTGATGCTGACGGAAAACAAAGTCCCGGccctggcggcggcggcggcggcggtgatGAGGAAGAAGTcgaagaggaggaggaagatGAAGGCAAGGGCACTGAGGGCGGCGCCGAACAAGAGACAAGAGATGATGAGGATGGCGGTGGTGCCATTGCCATACCCGGCGGTGGCAGCAAGAAACGCAAGCTCATCAATCAGTTCAATTACTGTGAACGCGCCACCTTGACCTATGTCAATCCCAAGCGA AGTGTGGATACGCAAACAATACCGCCATCACGGTCACAGTTTGGCGCCAATGTGCTGCAGTGGGTCATCTATGACACTTATCAACAGGATTTTGaccagcagcagaagcaacttGCTGGCTCCGGCTCCAAGAAAGATGAACGCAATCGCACTTCGCGTCAGAAAAAGTTCAAGGACAAAACGGCCttggccaagcagctgaatgctaaatatttaagatgCTGGCAGATACTCGAGCGTATGATTAATCAGAATATTTTTGATGACATCGGCATGGACTATCGCTATTGGGAAGATCCGGCTGATGAATATCGGGAAGGCGAGGGTAATCTATTGCCGCTGTGGAAATTTCAATatgaaaaaacaaagaaaatgaaTGTTACGGATATAGTTTTTAATCCCAGTTACTATGATCTCTTTGCCGTTTGCTTTGGCTCAC ATGATTTTCTAAAACAGCCCAACGAAGGttacttgtgtttttttacTGTGAAAAATCCTTCTTTTCCGGACTATATTA TTCAAACAGACTGTGGCGTCATGTGCTGCGACATACATCCCAATTATCCATTCTTAACCGTGATCGGACTCTACGATGGCAATGTGGCCGTTTATAATATAAGAGAGAACTGCAAGACGCCTTTGTATGTCTCGAGAGGTAACAAGTGCAAGCATGGCGAATGCGTCTGGCAATTGAAATGGGGACCTGATATGACAGACggcgaaattaatttttattccgTTTCCTCCGACGGCACCGTTTTCAATTGGATCttaatgcaaaacaaactgtGGGTCACCACCATCATACGTCTCTATTTGGAGGAAAATGGCACTGCTGATGGACCAGATGGCACCAAAGTTACACTGCGTGATGGCGGCTCCTGTTTACAATTTCATCCCACAAATCCCGGCGTATATCTGGTGGGCACCGAGTGTGGCTTTATTTACAAATGCAGCACTGCGTTTAGCTCCAAATATCTAATGACCTATCATGCGCATAATATGAGCGTCTATCGCATTGACTTTAATCGCTTTAATGTCAACATATTTGTATCCTGTAGCGGGGATTGGCGTGTCAAAGTCTGGGAGGATATGCGCGCCGAtcctttgtttatttttgatttaggCTCAGCTGTAGGTGATGTCAAATGGGCGCCGTACTCGAGCACCGTATTCGCCGCCGTAACCACCGAGGGCAAGGTGCATGTTTTCGATCTGAATGTGAACAAGTATAAGGCTATATGCGTACAAGCTGTGGTGCCCAAGCGTAAGAACAAGCTCACCAGACTGGCTTTCAATGAGAAGCTGCACTTTATAGTGGTCGGTGATGAGAA AGGCGTAACGCATTCACTGAAACTATCGCCCAATCTACGTGTTATGGTGAAACCACCGAAGAAGCAGCTCTATCTGGATCAGACTACACTACAAATAGCCAAGCTGGAAAAGCTACTGTCGCTGGTGCGTGAGCTGCCCGAGGGTGAGGTGGTGGCAGATGCAGCAACCACAGTGCGCAGCTAA